In Ostrea edulis chromosome 6, xbOstEdul1.1, whole genome shotgun sequence, a single window of DNA contains:
- the LOC125646168 gene encoding substance-K receptor-like yields the protein MNTSGSPEVNMTNTNETCHTWLKAELGGSFDGVTIEEINTQLMRRNLGGIGLLCILSFIGLIGNAHVLWIYLRQFAKSNYRVYVIWLAMLDIFNCVVVAPMVVSYLFFPVTFPSEIYCKMFRFFNYFAAIASTSSLISIAVDRYKAICSPLKDQLTNKQAKILCFMNVVVAFLLSWPAPFLYGLRDIETGVPGLTGYRCFTEQKFEEKKYQIYYNALLLLYFILVSTTMVFVYIKIGRNIHTHFKFQETIRRMSARNVDEIKSTTGTGARRSTITLCAVTVAYILSAVPHHLLAVMIFVVKGFDCSLSLVESQVYYTFIWSYFVNSMVNPFIYGIRDRKFRTAVKQIYKR from the coding sequence ATGAATACCTCTGGTTCCCCCGAAGTGAACATGACCAATACAAATGAAACCTGTCACACCTGGTTAAAAGCGGAACTAGGAGGATCGTTTGACGGTGTGACTATTGAAGAAATCAACACCCAGTTAATGAGACGGAATCTCGGGGGCATCGGTCTCCTCTGCATATTAAGCTTCATCGGACTGATAGGAAACGCGCACGTGCTGTGGATATATCTCCGCCAATTCGCAAAGTCCAACTACCGTGTATATGTCATTTGGTTGGCCATGCTGGACATCTTCAACTGCGTCGTGGTGGCGCCGATGGTGGTCTCCTACCTGTTTTTCCCAGTGACCTTTCCATCGGaaatttattgtaaaatgttccgcttctttaattattttgcaGCAATAGCTTCTACGTCGTCTCTGATCTCGATCGCTGTGGACCGATACAAGGCTATCTGTAGTCCCCTGAAGGATCAGCTGACCAACAAACAGGCCAAGATTTTGTGCTTCATGAATGTAGTGGTAGCCTTCCTATTGTCGTGGCCAGCTCCGTTTTTGTACGGCTTGCGGGATATTGAGACCGGTGTACCGGGCCTCACCGGGTACCGGTGTTTTACAGAGCAAAAATTCGAGGAAAAGAAATACCAGATTTATTACAACGCCTTATTGTTGCTTTATTTCATACTAGTCTCAACAACCATGGTCTTTGTGTACATTAAAATCGGCCGTAACATACATACTCATTTCAAGTTTCAAGAGACGATTCGGCGCATGTCTGCACGTAATGTAGATGAGATCAAATCCACGACGGGGACCGGAGCTCGTCGCTCCACCATCACGCTTTGTGCCGTCACTGTTGCTTACATTTTGAGTGCCGTGCCACATCATCTCCTGGCCGTGATGATTTTCGTAGTGAAAGGTTTCGACTGCAGTCTCTCGCTCGTTGAGTCTCAGGTGTATTACACATTTATCTGGTCGTACTTTGTCAACTCAATGGTGAATCCTTTCATTTATGGAATAAGAGACCGGAAGTTTCGAACTGCTGTGAAGCAAATTTACAAAAGGTAA
- the LOC130047213 gene encoding uncharacterized protein LOC130047213 — protein MGELEGNELAEVHIYTQTFKVTQKSVERNEIDKRFHTYINRVLDEGGAEIGIVFYKGLLYSHPDANDQAGKYSVEFHLLSAKHWDENRRNRLLKSQIYREHTENFVRSVGSGYYGRSKRTLHGRESMKRKTHESRCKNCGFVTLSLLSFPILSVSVAWFSWPHLIGTEVIYIMAGIGYRPKFFKEYFRIVEKSESFGNPIIDRFPTNHKDVMSVAPAHVETMKKCHLLSEHPTNGEVFKTIATLKLSAMYLRKRNTLQSLDRTKESPEVAIENLDIMMAARKGYIGKSNNMKVGHSDEVV, from the exons ATGGGTGAATTGGAAGGAAATGAACTCGCCGAAGTACACATATATACTCAGACATTTAAAGTAACTCAGAAGTCAGTTGAAAGGaatgaaattgataaaagatTCCACACCTACATAAACAGAGTGTTGGATGAGGGCGGAGCGGAAATAGGGATCGTGTTTTATAAGGGCTTGCTGTATTCCCATCCCGACGCGAATGACCAAGCAGGGAAATATTCTGTCGAATTCCACCTGTTGTCGGCGAAACACTGGGATGAGAACAGAAGAAACAGACTTCTGAAGTCGCAGATCTACAGGGAACACACGGAAAATTTT GTGCGCTCTGTGGGGAGTGGCTACTATGGTCGTTCTAAGCGTACTTTACATGGCCGGGAATCTATG AAGAGGAAAACACACGAATCCCGGTGTAAGAACTGCGGCTTTGTGACGCTCTCACTACTCAGTTTTCCAATTCTATCAGTTTCCGTAGCCTGGTTTTCATGGCCGCACCTGATTGGCACAGAG GTTATTTACATAATGGCAGGAATAGGGTACCGTCCAAAGTTTTTCAAAGAGTATTTCCGAATTGTCGAAAAGTCGGAGAGCTTCGGAAATCCCATTATTGATCGATTTCCCACGAACCACAAGGACGTCATGTCGGTAGCACCAGCGCATGTGGAAACAATGAAGAAATGTCATCTTCTCTCCGAGCATCCGACGAACGGAGAGGTGTTCAAGACCATCGCTACACTGAAGTTATCTGCAATGTATTTAAGGAAACGAAACACACTGCAATCCTTAGATAGGACCAAAGAATCCCCTGAAGTGGCCATAGAAAATTTGGATATCATGATGGCGGCTCGCAAAGGTTACATTGGAAAGAGTAACAATATGAAAGTGGGACATAGCGATGAAGTTGtgtaa